GCCAGGCTCTTGGACGGTTTCTAGTGCCATGCGTGGAGTATTTGCCGACGATCCGAAAACGCGACAAGAATTTATGAGTCTGATTCAACACCCCCAAAACTTCCGATAATTTTAATCCTCTCTTTTTTCGCGTGCTGATAGGTAGAGACTGCTTACACTCTATGTCTTTACCTATTTTTCCTTCCTCTCTTTCACCGTTAATTGTAAACACACAAATTGGAGGACGCGCTTTCCTCTCCCGCAGGAGTCAGAGAGCGCGAAGAAAATATGAATCCCCTATTTACCGCCCGCACTTCCATAGAACAGGTTGAGTCTGGTTTCTTACAAAAAGTCGCCGCACGCGCCCACGCGCTTTAGACGTGGGAGATAAGGCGAGTGAGTTGAGGGCTTCAATAGCCCGAAGACGAACCAACTCAAGCAGTTGGTGTTATGATTAACTCATTAACAAGAGGCGCGATCAACCTCTCTAAAAAACGTAAGCACCCTAACCGGTGTACCAGTAAAAACAAGACAATTTAAGTTTCTAAACTGTAGGGTGGGGCGCACCCAAACCGTATAATCAACGCTTTTGGAGAGAATTCCCTCTGGAGCTAAAAGAACTCGTTTCTGGAAGCTGTAAGGTGTCTCGATGAATTAAGAATCCAACGCGCTTTTAGTCGTTGGAGCGTCAATTGCTCCCAAATTTGATACCAATGGTTTGATTCCAGTAGTTACCACCGATGTCAACACAGGAGAATTGCTGATGCACGCCTATATGAACGAAGAGGCGTTAATTAAAACCATTGAAACGGGAGAAGCTCATTATTATAGCCGTAGTCGTCAGCAGTTATGGCATAAAGGTAAGGACGCGACCCCCGAATTCGATTCGGGGGCTTGTGTCGTCCGTCAATCTAGTGGATTGGTGCAAAAACTACACCAGTTAGCGATTGATGACGACCAAGATTGTCTGTGGATGCAGGTTAAAGTCGCTGCTTCAGGAGCTAGTTGTCACGTAGGTTATCGTTCTTGTTTTTATCGCTGTATTCCTACGGGAAAAAGTGCTATTGATTCCCAGCAACCAATTCAGTTAGTGTTCACGGAAGAGGAGAAAACATTTGACCCGAAAACAGTTTATGGTGATGCGCCCAACCCGACACAATTGTAAATTTAGCGAGTCGCTTTAATTAACAAAAAATCTAGTCTGCCCAATTTGCACTGGTAAAGCTAATGGATTTCTTTTCTCGAACCAATTTCAAGGCCGATCCTGCAAAAGTCCAGCAAGTCAAAACTTGGCTAACTGAAACTTTAAGTCTAGACGAAAAAGTCACTATTTCTTTAAATCAATTAACCTGCCATGAACCAAGTTGTCCGCCCATTGAAACAGCGATTGTCATCATGGAGAAAGCTCCAAAGCAATACAAAATTCATAAATCAATTGCTGAAATAGAGCGAACGGATATAGAGCAATTAATTGAACAATAAATAGTAAAATATCAAACTTTAATTAAGATGAGCAAACACACTATATTTGTCTGTAGCTCCTGTGCTTTTTCTCTTCAACAAAAGGATTATTTAGGACAAAGAGGCGGAAAACATTTATCCGATCGCTTAAAAGAATTACGAACAAACTGGCAATACAAAGATGAATTTATCATTCAAGAAGTTAGTTGTCTGAGTGCTTGTAATCGTCCCTGTGCTGTGGCTTTTGCTGCACCTAATAAAACTACTTTGATGTTTGGTGATTTGCCACCGATGACCAGTCCCTCTTCTATCTTGAGATTTGCCGAACAATACTTTGCTAGCAACGATGGACTCATTAAACGTCAAGACCGCCCAGAAGTTTTACAAAAAGGAATTTTAGCCCGTATTCCCCCCTTACCCCCAACGGAAAAGTGATCGGATTATCGAAGTTAGCACAGATTTGCGAAATGTATGGGCGACGCTTGCAAGTCCAAGAACGCTTAACGGCTCAAATTGCTGATATGATCGAGGGATTACTCCAACCGCAAGGGGTTGCCGTTGATCTTTCACCGTTAATCATTTAACCGTTCTCCTCCTATTGGATGATTGCTCCTTTGACAACCTTTGTTTACAATTATTTACATATCGGATTGAACTACATTCTTAAATCATCAAGAGGTCATCATGGAAGAAAATCGTAACGACTTTAAATTTGGTTTCAACACCTCCGCAGAAAACTGGAACGGTCGCTTAGCCATGATCGGTTTCATCTCTGCTATTTTTATTGAACTGCTTAGCGGTCAAGGTGTCCTTCACTTTTGGGGACTTCTGTAAACTCTATTTTAGTTAATTGAGGAGGGCATAAATCACTCCTCTCTCACTCTCAAATTAAGTTGTTAAGCTACTATACTAAAGTGCTGGGTAAGTATGTATTTACCCAGCTTTTGCTTATTGACAAGTTAGCTGCGATCGCGCTTGCTGTATTTTTCAAGTTACAAGATTTAACTGAGAAATACGTTTATAATGGCGTATATTGTTACTCACTAAAATCAAATTTTCTGTCAAGGCAATACTGGCAATTAATAAATCAAAATCAGCAACTGGAGTTCCTTTTTGTTTTAAGTCTGCTTTAAGTTGACCAAAATACTTCAAAGACGTTTGACTTAAATTCAAGACAGGCAACGATTGAATGAATTTTTCAGCAGCTGCTAAATTTTCATTGATTTTTGTTGAGTTATAAGCTCCAAAATACAACTCAGCAACAGTGATAACGGAAATGGCAATTTCTGAGTAACCTACTGCTAAGACGTTTTGCTTAACTGCTTCCCGTCCTTTCAGCCAATAAATACAAGTATCAGTATCAAGAAGATATTTCACAAGCCCTAGGTTTCTTGGCGACTACGATTAGTATAAATTTCTTCAATGATTATTTGGTCAGTTTTATCATCTTGCCAAGTTCCAAAGGTTTCTAACAAGGACAATTCAGATTTAGTTGGAGGAAAATTCATTTCTTCTCTCATTTTTCGATTAACAATGGCTTCAATCACTTTTTCCAATTCTGACAGAGTTAAATCAGTAACATTTTTAGTTGGGTTATCTTGGCTGTCCATTTTGATCATCTCACTTACCATAGGAGTTCCTGCTATTATTGTAAGTTAGCTGGAAAATGGCAACAGTCAAGCTACTGTCTGCGAATAAGATTACAAGCCAATCAAGATTCCGCCCCAAGCCAAGAGTACAGAAAAACCGATCGCTGCGATTGCTTGTTGGGCAATTAATCGTAAAGCAAATCTGAAAGATTGTTCTCGTGCGATTGTCAAAACCGTGACTAAACAGGGCAGTAAAACCCCTGCCAAATAGACTCCAGTTAGAATCTGCAAAGGCGTTAAGACAGAAACGGTATCAGCTTGAGCAAAGAGCAACAGTCCATCTTTGCGAATGGAAGCTAAAATGATGGGTAAGGAAGCCTCAGCCGGTAAATTAAAAGCTCCCATAATGGGATTAATGACCGTAGCAAGAGCAGAAATTACCCCTAGTGCATCCAAAACTGACGCGATAAGGGTAATCATAATGAAAATGGGAATTGCGTTGGTGAGAAATTGCTGAATACTCATGCGAGCTTCTCGCCAAATTTCTAAAAGTCTCGGTCTTTCTAAAAAAATCTGGTGTTCAATCATTAATTCATTGTGGGGAGAGCGAGCGATCGCAGGAGAACAAATACGAGCATAAATGAGAGTCGTAATTGTCAAATAAAGTAAATAAGGGATGACCAGCCATTGGAGCTTTGCCGCACTGAAAACAGCTAAAGTTGCGCCAAACTGATAAGAACAAGCAGAACCAAACGCGATCGCGCTGATGCAAGTTTGACGGGTGCAGCCAGAACAGGAACGGGTACTAATCACTGCTGGAACATTGCAGCCAAATCCCATCATCACTCGCACTAAGTCTCGACCTGATAGCCCAAAGGGACGTAGCAGAGGATGCAGGGCAATGGTTAATCGTTCCAATAACCCACTGGCTTTATAAGCACCCAACAGCAAAGCGTATAAAATGACCGTTGGCACTGCCCAGACAAAGAGGAGAGGCCCCATGGTTACTAGACCATAAGACCCGATAAGTATCTCTTTGAAGAGGAAAGGCAGGGCAGAGAGAGCGGTAATAATCGGGTCAAGGAGGGTTGCTACTAACGGATCTACGACCGCAGCAAAGGCATTAGCCCCCCAAACCGCAATCACCGCAGGCAGTAGGAGAAGCGCGATCGCGCAGAGCCAACCCCAGTCAGGATTCTCCAACCAAGTCGGGGCAGGTTCAAGTGAAGCGTGAGTCTCCCTCGGTCGCCAGTGCTGAGGAAATAGAGAAGGGGTTTTCAATGCTGTGAAGATGGCTTCTCGGTTTTTCTCCCTTAAATTTCGGGCATTCACTGGAATAATCGTTAAGCCACCCGCTTCTTGCCAATTCTCAACTGTTAAGTCAGCCCCAGCTTTGATTTTATCCCAAAATGTCATCACCACAATTCCTTGTTTTCCAGTAACTAAGGGCAGTAAGTCCCGTAAATCTTCTGCTGCATGAGTTGCTTTGACTACCAATATCACTGTTTCATTTGCTTCAAGTTGGGCAAGAGTCCCTTGACTGGTTTGGCAATCAGAACGGTAAAGGAGTCCTGGCGTATCAATAAACTGATAATCCTTGGTTTCATAAGTTTCACAAGTCACAGTCGATCCGCGAAAGTTAGCGCTGTAAGCGGTTTGAGCAGTGAGAGCAGAAATCAGTTGGGATTTCCCTGTACTTTCTTTCCCAAGGAGCAAAATTGTGCGTTGAGTTGTGCGGGGCATGGCAATTGGATAAAAATGATAATCATTATCATACTAACTTTTGACACGACTTTTTTCGATTAAGATTTATTTGATTTGCCATTGCTGATAAAATGAGAATGATTATCGTTTTAGAGGTGGGAATGGTTAAAACAAAAATCAATCAAGCTGTCGATATTGTCATTGTCGGTGCTGGGGCTGCTGGTGTTGGCTGTAGCGTTGTTCTCAAAGAGTTGGGAATCGAAAACTTTATGATTTTAGAACGACACCAAGTCGGCGCTTCTTTTACTCGCTGGCCAGAGGAAATGCGCTTTATTACTCCCTCGTTTCCCAGTCATGGCTTCGGCTTGTTAGACCTTAATGCAATAGCCCGCAAAACTTCTCCTGCACTGGCTTTCAAGCAAGAACACTTAACTGGAAAGCAATATGCCTTTTATCTACAAACCGTTGCCGATCATTTTGAGCTTCCTGTACAAACAGAAACTGAAGTCCAAGCTGTAACTCCCTTACCGCAAGGTGGGTTTTCTTTAGAAACTTCTCGCGGACGGATACAGTCACAGTTTGTTATTTGGGCAGCAGGAGAATATCAGTCTCCGAAACTGAACCCGTTTCCAGGAGCAAGTGAGTGCTTGCATAATTCCCAAGTTCGCTCTTGGCAAGACTTAGAAGGGGAAGAATTTATTATCATTGGCGGTTATGAAAGTGGCATCGATGCTGCTTCCAATTTAATTGCCTTGGGAAAAAACGTGGGAATCATCGATCGCGGTGAACCTTGGAATAATGATCATCCCGATCCCAGTATTGGTCTCTCTCCCTATAGTTTGCAACGCCTAGACTATGTTTATCGTACAGGACGCTTGCAACTGGTGGGAAATACCGCCGTTGAACAAGTGGAAAAAATCCCGACTGGGTATGTTGTTTATAGCCATGCCCAAAAATGGTTGACCTCTCACCCTCCCATTCTCAGCACGGGCTTTGATACTAGCTTGAAGCAAATTGCATCCTTGTTTGATTGGTCTGAAGGGTATGCTGCTCTCAATGAGCATGATGAATCGACCATCACTCCAGGTTTATTTGTCATTGGCCCTTCGGTCAGACAAGGAAATTTGATTTTTTGCTTTATTTATAAGTTTCGACAACGGTTTGCTGTGGTTGCTAGCGCGATCGCGCAACGTCTGGGAATTGATACGACTCCCTTGGAAACTTATCGCCAAGAAGGACTGTTTCTCAATGATCTTTCCTGCTGTGACAATGACTGTGTTTGCTAAGAGTAATATCAAACTTATGAGTTAGACTATTATCTGAATCTTAATGCCGATCAATAGATTGAAACTGTTTATGGGCAGGGTTGGGGTATCGCATTAAACCCGATTAAAATTGAAGATAGCAAAATTAAATTGACTTAATTTAAAATTATGCCAAGTTCAGAGTTAACACTAGAACAACTTATTGCTTTAGTGAAACAACTATCACAGGAAAAAAAACAAGTAGTTTTTTCTGCACTTTATGATGATTTAGTTGCAGATTATTCAAACTTAAAGCCAGACTCAGAAACTCAAGAATGGCTAGAAGCCAATTTAATTGATGAACTTCCACCTTATGAATGGGAAAACGACAGTCCTTCAGAAGGGAAGCCAGTGCGTTATGATCCCAACTTGGGTTTAGTTGTTGATGAGGATTAACTGTTGTCTAGAAAACTGCAAGCAGGTGATTTAATTCTGGTTAGCTTTCCTGTTCATCAACCTAAAGGACGTGAACAAGAAGGTAGAAGACCAGCAGTTATTGTTGGTTTACCAAAAGGAAAAGTGCGCTACCCTGTAATTTTAATTGCTCCTCTGACCACTCAGTCTGGCTCTTGGGTAGAAAATAATCCGACTCTTTATCCTAAACTTAACGCTGGTATAGGTGGACTGTCTAAAAATTCTGTTGTATTACTTGATCAAATTCGGGCTGTTGATGTTAAGCGTGTAATTTCTTACTTAGGAAGTTTATCCCCTAGAGAGTTCAAGAAAATTTTAGAGGGCTTAGAGTCAATGTTTGATTTTGAGCCTTAAAAAAATCATCATCCATTAGTTTTTATGGTTTCTGTATTTACTCAAAGAAGGAACTTCTTTTTAGATTACCTTCAAAGAATATTGATCGATGAGAGTATGTTTGCGTC
The window above is part of the Cyanobacteria bacterium GSL.Bin1 genome. Proteins encoded here:
- a CDS encoding NAD(P)-binding domain-containing protein — translated: MVKTKINQAVDIVIVGAGAAGVGCSVVLKELGIENFMILERHQVGASFTRWPEEMRFITPSFPSHGFGLLDLNAIARKTSPALAFKQEHLTGKQYAFYLQTVADHFELPVQTETEVQAVTPLPQGGFSLETSRGRIQSQFVIWAAGEYQSPKLNPFPGASECLHNSQVRSWQDLEGEEFIIIGGYESGIDAASNLIALGKNVGIIDRGEPWNNDHPDPSIGLSPYSLQRLDYVYRTGRLQLVGNTAVEQVEKIPTGYVVYSHAQKWLTSHPPILSTGFDTSLKQIASLFDWSEGYAALNEHDESTITPGLFVIGPSVRQGNLIFCFIYKFRQRFAVVASAIAQRLGIDTTPLETYRQEGLFLNDLSCCDNDCVC
- a CDS encoding ferrous iron transporter B, with product MPRTTQRTILLLGKESTGKSQLISALTAQTAYSANFRGSTVTCETYETKDYQFIDTPGLLYRSDCQTSQGTLAQLEANETVILVVKATHAAEDLRDLLPLVTGKQGIVVMTFWDKIKAGADLTVENWQEAGGLTIIPVNARNLREKNREAIFTALKTPSLFPQHWRPRETHASLEPAPTWLENPDWGWLCAIALLLLPAVIAVWGANAFAAVVDPLVATLLDPIITALSALPFLFKEILIGSYGLVTMGPLLFVWAVPTVILYALLLGAYKASGLLERLTIALHPLLRPFGLSGRDLVRVMMGFGCNVPAVISTRSCSGCTRQTCISAIAFGSACSYQFGATLAVFSAAKLQWLVIPYLLYLTITTLIYARICSPAIARSPHNELMIEHQIFLERPRLLEIWREARMSIQQFLTNAIPIFIMITLIASVLDALGVISALATVINPIMGAFNLPAEASLPIILASIRKDGLLLFAQADTVSVLTPLQILTGVYLAGVLLPCLVTVLTIAREQSFRFALRLIAQQAIAAIGFSVLLAWGGILIGL
- a CDS encoding type II toxin-antitoxin system PemK/MazF family toxin — encoded protein: MLSRKLQAGDLILVSFPVHQPKGREQEGRRPAVIVGLPKGKVRYPVILIAPLTTQSGSWVENNPTLYPKLNAGIGGLSKNSVVLLDQIRAVDVKRVISYLGSLSPREFKKILEGLESMFDFEP
- a CDS encoding chlorophyll A-B binding protein — its product is MMEENRNDFKFGFNTSAENWNGRLAMIGFISAIFIELLSGQGVLHFWGLL
- a CDS encoding DUF1636 domain-containing protein, which translates into the protein MSKHTIFVCSSCAFSLQQKDYLGQRGGKHLSDRLKELRTNWQYKDEFIIQEVSCLSACNRPCAVAFAAPNKTTLMFGDLPPMTSPSSILRFAEQYFASNDGLIKRQDRPEVLQKGILARIPPLPPTEK
- a CDS encoding phosphoribosyl-AMP cyclohydrolase, whose protein sequence is MAPKFDTNGLIPVVTTDVNTGELLMHAYMNEEALIKTIETGEAHYYSRSRQQLWHKGKDATPEFDSGACVVRQSSGLVQKLHQLAIDDDQDCLWMQVKVAASGASCHVGYRSCFYRCIPTGKSAIDSQQPIQLVFTEEEKTFDPKTVYGDAPNPTQL
- a CDS encoding PIN domain-containing protein, with amino-acid sequence MKYLLDTDTCIYWLKGREAVKQNVLAVGYSEIAISVITVAELYFGAYNSTKINENLAAAEKFIQSLPVLNLSQTSLKYFGQLKADLKQKGTPVADFDLLIASIALTENLILVSNNIRHYKRISQLNLVT